In the genome of Oxalobacter aliiformigenes, one region contains:
- the leuC gene encoding 3-isopropylmalate dehydratase large subunit translates to MAKTLYDKLWESHVVDTEKDGTTILYIDRHLLHEVTSPQAFEGLRLAGRKPWRDSANLLVADHNVSTQNRNGPIADPISRLQVETLDNNAKTYGLTYFDMSDKRQGIVHVIGPEQGATLPGMTVVCGDSHTSTHGAFGCLAHGIGTSEVEHVLATQTLLAKKSKSMLVQVEGTLHDGVTAKDIVLAVIGRIGTAGGTGYAIEFAGSAIRSLSMEGRMTLCNMAIEAGARAGMVAVDDTTIDYVKGRPFSPKGDQWDKAVAYWRTLHSDPGAVFDATVRLDAAEILPQVTWGTSPEMVTSIEGTVPDPAKETDPIRRNAIVRALEYMDLKPNMPITSIAIDKVFIGSCTNSRIEDLRAAAAVVKGKKRAANVKLAMVVPGSGLVKEQAEKEGLDKIFIEAGFEWREPGCSMCLAMNDDRLAPGERCASTSNRNFEGRQGQGGRTHLVSPAMAAAAGIAGHFVDVRENR, encoded by the coding sequence ATGGCAAAGACTCTCTACGACAAACTCTGGGAATCCCATGTGGTGGACACGGAAAAAGACGGTACAACCATTCTGTATATCGACCGTCACCTTCTGCACGAAGTGACCAGTCCGCAGGCTTTCGAGGGCTTGCGACTGGCCGGCCGCAAACCCTGGAGGGATTCAGCCAATCTGCTGGTAGCCGATCATAATGTTTCCACACAGAACCGGAATGGTCCCATTGCCGATCCGATTTCGCGTCTTCAGGTCGAAACGCTGGACAACAATGCAAAAACATATGGCCTGACGTATTTCGATATGTCCGACAAACGCCAGGGCATTGTACATGTCATCGGGCCGGAACAGGGGGCGACGCTTCCCGGCATGACGGTTGTCTGCGGTGATTCGCATACTTCGACGCATGGCGCGTTCGGCTGTCTGGCGCACGGTATCGGCACGTCCGAAGTGGAGCATGTTCTGGCGACCCAGACATTGCTGGCGAAAAAGTCGAAGTCCATGCTGGTGCAAGTGGAAGGTACACTGCATGATGGGGTGACGGCGAAGGATATCGTGCTGGCGGTTATCGGCAGGATTGGAACGGCCGGCGGTACGGGATACGCCATTGAATTTGCCGGTTCGGCGATCCGTTCCCTGTCGATGGAAGGCCGTATGACGCTGTGCAATATGGCTATTGAAGCGGGCGCGCGCGCCGGTATGGTGGCGGTGGACGATACGACGATCGATTATGTCAAGGGCCGCCCGTTCTCTCCGAAAGGGGATCAATGGGACAAGGCCGTGGCTTACTGGCGGACGCTCCATTCCGATCCGGGAGCCGTGTTCGACGCGACCGTCAGGCTGGATGCCGCGGAAATCCTGCCGCAAGTGACATGGGGAACGTCACCGGAAATGGTGACGTCCATTGAGGGAACTGTACCTGATCCTGCCAAGGAAACTGATCCGATCCGTCGCAACGCCATTGTCCGGGCGCTGGAATATATGGATCTGAAGCCGAACATGCCGATTACATCCATTGCCATCGACAAGGTATTCATCGGCTCGTGTACCAATTCGCGCATTGAAGACCTGAGAGCCGCTGCAGCTGTGGTCAAGGGAAAAAAGCGGGCGGCCAACGTCAAGCTGGCCATGGTCGTTCCCGGTTCCGGGTTGGTCAAGGAGCAGGCGGAAAAGGAAGGCCTGGACAAGATTTTCATCGAGGCAGGTTTCGAATGGCGTGAGCCGGGCTGTTCCATGTGTTTGGCGATGAACGATGACCGGCTCGCTCCCGGGGAACGTTGTGCATCCACTTCCAACCGGAACTTTGAAGGACGACAAGGACAGGGAGGAAGAACTCATTTAGTATCTCCTGCAATGGCAGCAGCAGCTGGCATTGCCGGGCACTTCGTTGATGTGCGCGAAAACCGTTGA
- the leuD gene encoding 3-isopropylmalate dehydratase small subunit: MEKFTVHTGLVVPLDRVNVDTDAIIPKQFLKSIKRTGFGPNLFDEWRYLDHGEPGMDNSKRPLNPDFVLNQPRYQGASILLARKNFGCGSSREHAPWALQQYGFKAVIAPSFADIFFNNCFKNGFLPITLSEEQVDQLFAAVKAQPGYKLTIDLEKMVVKNEDASLVFTFAIDPFRQYCLMNGLDDIGLTLQKADKIREYEKRHIAGQPWLANTI; the protein is encoded by the coding sequence ATGGAAAAATTTACCGTACATACCGGACTGGTCGTTCCGCTGGATCGCGTTAATGTGGACACGGATGCGATTATTCCAAAACAGTTTTTAAAATCGATCAAGCGGACAGGATTCGGACCGAACTTGTTTGACGAGTGGCGTTATCTCGATCACGGTGAACCGGGCATGGATAATTCCAAGCGTCCTTTGAATCCCGATTTCGTTCTGAACCAGCCCCGTTATCAGGGAGCATCGATTCTTTTGGCCCGCAAGAATTTCGGGTGCGGTTCTTCCCGTGAACACGCTCCCTGGGCCTTGCAGCAATATGGATTCAAGGCGGTCATTGCCCCCAGTTTTGCCGACATTTTTTTCAACAACTGTTTCAAAAACGGTTTTCTGCCGATTACCTTGTCGGAAGAGCAGGTCGACCAGTTGTTTGCGGCTGTAAAAGCGCAGCCGGGTTATAAGCTGACGATCGATCTGGAAAAAATGGTGGTCAAAAACGAAGACGCCAGCCTGGTGTTCACTTTTGCTATCGATCCGTTCCGCCAGTATTGCCTGATGAACGGATTGGACGATATCGGGTTGACCCTGCAGAAGGCGGATAAAATCAGGGAATACGAAAAACGCCATATCGCCGGGCAACCCTGGCTGGCTAATACGATTTGA
- a CDS encoding phosphoribosylanthranilate isomerase, translating into MTRTRIKICGLTREEDVRTAVEAGADALGFVFYPGSPRFVPAARAASLASALPAFVSAVGLFVNAKTADVAETSRQVRLSLLQFHGDETPGQCHEAAVASNLPFIRVFRVRTDTTADDLLQCERIYRDASPFFKGLLLDTFTDAYGGAGKVFNWSLVSKEIGPRVVLSGGLSAQNVAGAIAQLRPFAVDISSGVEAARGIKDAGKIHAFIQAVRKADERI; encoded by the coding sequence GTGACTCGTACCCGAATCAAAATCTGCGGACTGACGCGGGAGGAAGATGTCCGAACGGCGGTCGAAGCCGGTGCGGATGCGCTGGGATTTGTTTTCTATCCGGGAAGTCCCCGCTTCGTCCCGGCCGCCAGGGCGGCGTCACTTGCTTCGGCTCTTCCCGCTTTCGTTTCGGCAGTCGGCCTTTTCGTCAATGCGAAAACCGCCGATGTGGCGGAAACGTCGCGGCAGGTTCGTTTGTCGCTTTTGCAGTTTCATGGAGACGAAACGCCCGGACAGTGTCACGAAGCGGCTGTTGCGTCCAACCTGCCTTTTATCAGGGTTTTTCGTGTCAGGACGGATACAACGGCCGATGATTTGTTACAATGTGAAAGGATTTATCGCGATGCCAGTCCGTTTTTCAAGGGGTTGTTGCTGGATACCTTTACGGATGCCTATGGCGGAGCGGGAAAGGTTTTCAATTGGTCTCTCGTGTCAAAAGAAATCGGGCCTCGGGTCGTTTTGAGTGGTGGCTTGAGCGCGCAAAATGTCGCTGGTGCGATTGCGCAGCTGCGCCCGTTTGCCGTTGACATCAGCAGTGGTGTCGAAGCGGCACGCGGCATCAAGGATGCCGGGAAAATCCATGCGTTCATCCAGGCTGTCCGAAAGGCGGATGAAAGGATCTGA
- the trpA gene encoding tryptophan synthase subunit alpha → MSRIQQTFDLLKKQNRKGLIPFITAGFPEPDLTVSLMHALVEGGADIIELGVPFSDPMADGPVIQDASEVALEKGMTLKKVLDIVGTFRTRNRNTPVVLMGYANPIERMGPEIFVDRAAEKGVDGVLVVDYPPEEGAGFAKALKAKGMDMIFLLAPTSTDERIGKIGKMAGGYIYYVSLKGVTGSGNLDVAEVTSRIEKIRKYVTIPVGVGFGIRDAETARALGATADAVVIGSRIIQELDRAEPENAVGAVRTFLAEIRKALDE, encoded by the coding sequence ATGTCACGCATACAACAAACATTCGATTTGCTGAAAAAACAGAACAGAAAGGGACTGATTCCCTTTATTACAGCCGGGTTCCCCGAACCGGATCTGACCGTTTCCCTGATGCATGCGCTGGTGGAAGGCGGCGCGGATATCATCGAGCTGGGTGTTCCGTTCTCGGATCCGATGGCCGATGGCCCCGTTATTCAGGATGCGTCGGAAGTGGCGCTTGAAAAAGGCATGACCCTGAAAAAAGTGCTGGATATTGTCGGAACGTTCCGTACCCGCAACCGGAACACACCGGTCGTTTTGATGGGATATGCCAATCCGATTGAGCGGATGGGGCCGGAAATTTTTGTCGACAGGGCCGCTGAAAAAGGGGTGGATGGCGTTCTGGTCGTCGATTACCCTCCTGAAGAAGGTGCCGGTTTCGCAAAGGCGCTGAAAGCAAAGGGCATGGATATGATTTTCCTGCTTGCGCCGACTTCGACGGATGAACGTATCGGGAAAATCGGTAAAATGGCTGGCGGTTATATTTATTATGTTTCCCTGAAAGGAGTGACCGGTTCGGGCAATCTGGATGTCGCGGAGGTAACTTCCCGCATTGAAAAAATCAGAAAATACGTTACTATTCCGGTTGGTGTCGGTTTCGGTATCCGGGATGCGGAGACAGCCAGGGCGCTTGGCGCGACGGCTGACGCGGTCGTGATCGGCAGTCGTATCATACAGGAGTTGGACAGAGCGGAACCTGAAAATGCGGTGGGAGCCGTCAGGACGTTTCTGGCGGAGATTCGCAAAGCACTGGACGAATGA
- the aroC gene encoding chorismate synthase, with translation MAGNTFGKLFTVTTFGESHGPALGCIVDGCPPGMALSEADIQPELDRRRPGSSRFVTQRREPDTVRILSGVYQGKTTGTPVALMIENQDQRSKDYSNIADVFRPGHGDYTYFMKYGIRDPRGGGRSSARLTAATVGAAAIARKWLRLHFGTEIRGCLSQLGDTAIPFRSWDFTSGNPFFVATDDVVLIATLENRMDALRKAGDSIGAKVDVVVSGVPVGLGNPLFGKLDAEIAAAMMGINAVKGVEIGDGFASVVQKGSEHGDEITPEGFSSNHAGGVLGGISTGQDIRVSIAVKPTPSIHLPRHSVDSRGNPVVVETTGRHDPCVGIRAVPVAEAMLALVLMDAVLQHRAQCADVNGPMEPVTGRLPRFGQDR, from the coding sequence ATGGCTGGCAACACGTTCGGGAAACTTTTCACGGTCACGACATTTGGTGAGTCGCATGGACCGGCACTGGGCTGTATCGTTGATGGTTGTCCTCCGGGCATGGCGCTTTCCGAAGCCGATATCCAGCCCGAACTGGACAGGCGCCGTCCCGGTTCATCCCGGTTTGTGACGCAACGTCGGGAACCGGATACCGTCCGCATTCTTTCAGGCGTGTATCAGGGAAAGACGACGGGAACGCCTGTTGCGCTGATGATCGAAAATCAGGATCAGCGCAGCAAGGATTACAGCAATATCGCCGATGTCTTCCGGCCGGGACACGGGGATTACACCTATTTCATGAAATATGGTATTCGCGATCCAAGAGGCGGAGGGCGTTCTTCCGCCCGTCTGACCGCGGCAACCGTCGGTGCGGCGGCTATTGCCAGAAAGTGGTTGCGTCTGCATTTCGGTACCGAAATCCGGGGATGTCTGAGCCAGCTCGGCGATACGGCCATTCCTTTCCGGTCATGGGATTTTACGTCGGGCAATCCTTTTTTTGTCGCAACAGACGATGTTGTCCTGATTGCGACGCTTGAAAACAGGATGGACGCCCTGCGCAAGGCAGGGGATTCCATTGGCGCGAAAGTCGACGTGGTGGTATCCGGTGTGCCGGTCGGTCTGGGTAATCCGCTGTTCGGGAAACTGGATGCGGAAATCGCTGCGGCGATGATGGGGATCAATGCCGTCAAGGGAGTCGAGATCGGAGACGGTTTTGCTTCGGTAGTACAAAAAGGTTCCGAACACGGTGATGAAATCACACCGGAAGGTTTTTCGAGCAATCATGCAGGCGGTGTTCTGGGCGGGATTTCGACCGGACAGGACATCCGGGTTTCCATTGCAGTCAAACCGACACCGTCGATTCACCTGCCACGTCATTCGGTCGACAGCAGGGGCAATCCCGTGGTGGTGGAAACAACCGGGCGCCACGATCCCTGTGTCGGAATCAGGGCCGTTCCGGTGGCTGAAGCGATGCTGGCGCTGGTTCTGATGGATGCCGTCTTGCAGCATCGGGCGCAATGTGCCGATGTCAACGGGCCGATGGAACCGGTAACCGGTCGTCTGCCCCGGTTTGGACAGGACAGATAG
- the asd gene encoding aspartate-semialdehyde dehydrogenase, translating into MKLVGLIGWRGMVGSVLMQRMQEENDFDLFEPVFFTTSNVGGMAPAMAKNETVLKDAFRVDELKKCDILISCQGGDYTADMFPKLRSAGWNGYWIDAASKLRMNDDALIVLDPVNRKVIDEGLAKGVRNFIGGNCTVSCMLMGLGGLFEQDLVEWMTSMTYQAASGGGAQHMRELLTQFGSIHAEVRVNLDDPASAILDIDRQVLARQRGMTPDETKQFGVPLAGNLIPWIDTDLGNGMSREEWKGGAETNKILGRNDGNWVVVDGLCVRIGAMRCHSQALTIKLKKDVPLDEIGDILKSHNPWAKVVPNTREDSVRDLTPAAISGSLTVPVGRLRKLGMGGEYLSAFTVGDQLLWGAAEPLRRMLRIILE; encoded by the coding sequence ATGAAACTGGTAGGATTGATAGGCTGGCGGGGCATGGTCGGTTCCGTGCTGATGCAGCGCATGCAGGAAGAAAACGATTTTGATTTGTTCGAACCCGTTTTCTTCACTACGTCGAATGTCGGAGGCATGGCACCTGCGATGGCGAAAAACGAAACTGTCCTGAAAGATGCTTTTCGTGTCGATGAACTGAAAAAATGCGATATCCTGATATCCTGCCAGGGCGGCGATTATACGGCGGACATGTTCCCGAAACTGCGTTCGGCCGGCTGGAACGGTTACTGGATCGATGCCGCTTCCAAGTTGCGCATGAATGACGATGCACTGATCGTTCTCGATCCGGTCAACCGCAAGGTGATCGATGAAGGTTTGGCGAAAGGTGTCAGAAACTTTATCGGCGGGAACTGTACGGTTTCCTGCATGCTGATGGGATTGGGCGGCCTTTTCGAGCAGGATCTGGTCGAATGGATGACGTCGATGACCTATCAGGCCGCCTCGGGTGGCGGGGCGCAGCACATGCGTGAATTGCTGACCCAGTTCGGATCCATTCATGCCGAAGTCCGGGTGAATCTGGACGATCCGGCCTCTGCCATTCTCGACATCGATCGTCAGGTGCTGGCACGCCAGCGTGGCATGACGCCGGACGAAACGAAACAGTTCGGCGTTCCTCTGGCTGGCAATCTGATTCCCTGGATCGATACCGATCTGGGTAACGGGATGTCACGTGAGGAGTGGAAAGGTGGTGCCGAAACGAACAAGATTCTGGGAAGAAACGACGGGAACTGGGTTGTCGTCGATGGCCTTTGCGTTCGGATCGGTGCCATGCGCTGCCATTCCCAGGCATTGACCATCAAGTTGAAAAAAGACGTTCCGCTGGATGAAATCGGGGATATACTGAAAAGCCACAATCCCTGGGCGAAAGTGGTTCCGAATACCCGTGAGGATTCCGTCCGCGATCTGACGCCCGCTGCCATATCGGGCAGTCTGACCGTCCCGGTCGGGCGTTTGCGCAAGCTCGGCATGGGAGGCGAATATCTTTCTGCTTTCACGGTCGGGGACCAGTTGTTGTGGGGGGCTGCCGAACCGTTGCGTCGCATGTTGCGTATCATTCTGGAGTGA
- the leuB gene encoding 3-isopropylmalate dehydrogenase: MKIAILPGDGIGPEIMNEAVRVLNALDENFEMEWADVGGAGYAAHGHPLPDSTLKLAKEADAILFGAVGDFKYDTLERSLRPEQAILGLRKNLKLFANLRPAILYPELAGASTLKPEVVSGLDLLIVRELTGDIYFGQPRGHRTAPDGPFKGAREGFDTMRYSEPEIRRIAHVGFQTAQKRNKRLTSVDKANVLETSQLWREIVIDVSKDYPDVKLDHMYVDNAAMQLVRAPKELDVILTGNIFGDILSDAAAMLTGSIGMLPSASLDENNKGLYEPSHGSAPDIAGKGIANPLAQILSAAMMLRYSLNMGEQADRIEKAVKKVLADGLRTGDIYEDGTKRVGTKEMGDAVVAAL, from the coding sequence GTGAAGATTGCAATTCTGCCGGGCGACGGTATCGGTCCGGAAATCATGAATGAAGCCGTTCGGGTTCTGAATGCGCTGGATGAAAATTTCGAAATGGAGTGGGCGGATGTCGGCGGTGCCGGTTATGCAGCGCATGGTCATCCCTTGCCGGATTCCACCCTGAAACTGGCGAAGGAAGCCGATGCGATTCTGTTTGGTGCCGTCGGTGATTTCAAATACGACACGCTGGAACGTTCCCTTCGCCCGGAACAGGCCATTTTGGGATTGCGCAAGAATCTGAAATTGTTCGCCAATCTCCGTCCGGCCATTCTCTATCCGGAACTGGCCGGCGCTTCCACACTGAAACCGGAAGTCGTGTCGGGGCTGGATCTCCTGATCGTCCGCGAGCTGACAGGCGATATCTATTTCGGGCAGCCGCGGGGGCATCGTACGGCGCCGGACGGCCCTTTCAAGGGCGCTCGCGAGGGGTTCGATACCATGCGTTATTCCGAACCGGAAATCCGCCGTATCGCCCATGTCGGTTTCCAGACGGCACAGAAACGCAACAAGCGTCTGACGTCTGTTGACAAGGCCAATGTTCTGGAAACATCCCAGCTCTGGCGCGAAATCGTGATCGATGTCTCGAAGGATTATCCGGACGTCAAGCTGGATCATATGTATGTGGACAATGCCGCCATGCAGCTGGTGCGCGCTCCGAAGGAGCTGGATGTCATTTTGACCGGAAACATTTTCGGCGATATCCTCTCCGATGCCGCCGCCATGCTGACCGGTTCCATCGGCATGTTGCCATCCGCTTCGCTGGATGAAAACAACAAGGGACTTTACGAACCGTCGCACGGTTCCGCACCGGATATCGCCGGCAAGGGAATCGCCAATCCGCTGGCACAGATTCTGTCTGCCGCCATGATGCTCCGCTATTCGCTGAATATGGGCGAACAGGCCGATCGTATCGAGAAAGCGGTCAAGAAAGTCCTGGCTGACGGATTGCGTACAGGCGACATTTATGAAGACGGTACGAAGCGTGTCGGAACGAAAGAAATGGGCGATGCCGTAGTCGCGGCACTGTGA
- the accD gene encoding acetyl-CoA carboxylase, carboxyltransferase subunit beta: MSWLDKLLPPRIQHQTNPRRVVPEGLWVKCPSCEAVLYRTDLESNAHVCPKCSHHMRIRARDRLNVLLDPEGRYDVGHTAVPYDSLKFRDSKKYPDRLKAAEKATGETDALIVVGGSIKSLPVVVACFEFEFMGGSMGSVVGERFVRGVKEAMARKVPFICITASGGARMQEGLLSLMQMAKTNMILTRLAEEKLPFISVLTDPTMGGVSASFAFMGDIVLAEPKALVGFAGPRVIENTVREKLPEGFQRSEFLMKKGAVDRIVDRRELREELSHLLAMLQGRPTESVS; this comes from the coding sequence ATGAGTTGGCTTGACAAGTTGCTTCCCCCGAGAATTCAGCATCAGACGAATCCCAGGAGGGTCGTACCGGAGGGACTGTGGGTCAAGTGCCCGTCATGCGAGGCTGTTTTGTACCGGACCGATCTGGAATCGAATGCGCATGTCTGTCCAAAATGCAGCCATCATATGCGGATTCGCGCACGGGACCGCTTGAATGTGCTGCTCGATCCGGAAGGACGATATGACGTCGGCCATACGGCGGTGCCGTATGATTCCCTGAAATTTAGGGACAGCAAAAAATACCCGGATCGTTTGAAAGCGGCGGAAAAAGCGACGGGGGAAACGGATGCCCTGATCGTCGTCGGCGGCTCCATCAAATCCCTGCCGGTTGTCGTGGCCTGTTTCGAATTCGAATTCATGGGAGGTTCCATGGGGTCGGTTGTCGGAGAACGCTTCGTACGCGGTGTCAAGGAGGCGATGGCAAGGAAAGTCCCGTTTATCTGCATTACCGCCAGTGGCGGCGCCCGCATGCAGGAAGGGCTGCTTTCCCTGATGCAAATGGCGAAAACCAACATGATTTTGACCCGTCTGGCGGAAGAGAAACTGCCTTTCATTTCCGTTCTGACTGATCCGACAATGGGTGGAGTGTCCGCTTCTTTCGCGTTTATGGGCGATATCGTGCTGGCAGAACCGAAAGCCCTGGTCGGTTTTGCCGGACCCCGTGTGATTGAGAATACCGTGCGCGAAAAATTGCCGGAAGGATTCCAGCGGTCCGAGTTTCTGATGAAAAAAGGCGCAGTTGACCGGATTGTCGATCGCAGGGAACTGAGAGAAGAACTTTCCCATTTGCTGGCCATGTTGCAGGGCAGACCGACCGAGTCGGTTTCCTGA
- a CDS encoding MFS transporter, whose amino-acid sequence MSDKSSWPEQSFGFGAFYFSYYSFVGVFPTYVTLYLAFRGIDAFEIGILMSLMQAMRIIGPNLWGWMADWTGQRACVLQFTAALALIAFTGFFFGGGFWYFAFFMVAVNLFTSAQGPLSDALILSEMQGNMSRYGQLRLWGSVGYVLMTAASGFVLDRTGIVLMPWVGAAILGAVLLVSLKLYQTPRPIAERKQASVLNVLFRYDVMVFMISGCLMLAAHSALYAFYSLYLSGLGYSSVTIGMMWAIGATAEIVFFVYQAPVVKRFGIKAIMLASLLAAVVRFALIGAAAESFVILLLAQLLHAATFGAHHVASILSIQKWFPGPLQARGQALFISMSYGIGGTLGGFLLSWVWDIFTPASVYWVASAFALAAFLAAWLSFRRRNGNDTE is encoded by the coding sequence GTGTCGGACAAATCATCATGGCCGGAACAGTCGTTCGGATTCGGTGCTTTCTATTTCAGCTATTACAGTTTTGTCGGTGTTTTTCCGACGTATGTAACCCTGTATCTGGCGTTCAGGGGGATTGATGCATTTGAAATCGGCATACTGATGTCACTGATGCAGGCCATGCGAATCATCGGGCCGAATCTGTGGGGGTGGATGGCCGACTGGACGGGGCAGCGTGCGTGCGTGCTCCAGTTTACGGCGGCTTTGGCACTGATCGCTTTCACCGGATTTTTTTTCGGCGGCGGTTTCTGGTATTTCGCCTTTTTCATGGTCGCCGTCAATTTGTTCACCAGCGCACAGGGACCGCTGTCGGATGCTCTGATTCTTTCGGAAATGCAGGGCAACATGTCCCGGTACGGGCAGCTGCGATTGTGGGGATCTGTCGGTTATGTTCTCATGACGGCCGCTTCCGGATTTGTCCTTGACCGGACAGGAATCGTTCTGATGCCCTGGGTGGGAGCTGCCATTCTGGGCGCCGTGTTGCTGGTCAGCCTGAAACTGTACCAGACGCCGCGGCCGATCGCAGAGAGAAAACAGGCGTCCGTGCTGAATGTCCTGTTCCGGTACGATGTGATGGTTTTCATGATATCGGGTTGTTTGATGCTGGCCGCGCATTCCGCATTGTATGCCTTTTATTCGCTTTATCTGTCCGGACTGGGATACAGCAGTGTCACGATCGGCATGATGTGGGCCATCGGTGCCACTGCCGAAATCGTGTTTTTCGTTTACCAGGCACCGGTAGTGAAGCGATTCGGCATCAAGGCCATTATGCTGGCCAGCCTGCTTGCCGCCGTTGTGCGTTTCGCACTGATCGGAGCGGCTGCGGAATCATTCGTCATTCTGCTGCTGGCGCAACTGTTGCATGCAGCCACGTTCGGCGCTCATCATGTCGCATCCATTCTGTCTATCCAGAAATGGTTTCCGGGACCGTTGCAGGCACGCGGGCAGGCTCTTTTCATCAGCATGTCATACGGCATAGGCGGTACACTCGGCGGTTTTCTGCTGTCCTGGGTATGGGATATCTTTACGCCGGCATCCGTTTACTGGGTGGCATCGGCCTTTGCACTGGCCGCTTTTCTCGCCGCCTGGCTGTCGTTTCGGCGAAGGAACGGAAATGACACGGAATAA
- a CDS encoding entericidin A/B family lipoprotein, whose protein sequence is MRVLIAVLAAVAFLAGCNTVQGVGKDVQGAGEAVENAAK, encoded by the coding sequence ATGAGAGTATTGATCGCTGTTTTGGCGGCCGTCGCTTTCCTGGCGGGGTGCAATACCGTTCAGGGTGTCGGAAAAGATGTGCAGGGAGCAGGCGAAGCGGTAGAAAACGCCGCCAAGTAA